Proteins co-encoded in one Scomber scombrus chromosome 14, fScoSco1.1, whole genome shotgun sequence genomic window:
- the flrt1a gene encoding leucine-rich repeat transmembrane protein FLRT1, whose translation MFTIMAPVGVAKLRAWPLLLFLCLTLRAGMLQFVAATIQGYIGERDMICPSVCRCDEDFIYCNDRGLSSIPSLPASASVLYLQNNHINNPGLPTSLERQLTVRVVYLYDNELDEFPVHLPPSVRELHLQDNNIRTIPRSALARMPLLEKLHLDDNSISTVSIEDQAFADNPRLRLLFLSRNHLSSIPSGLPASLEELRLDDNRISTIPTHAFRGLTSLRCLVLDGNLLANQRIADDTFSRLSNLTELSLVRNSLQTPPVNLPSAHLQRLSLQDNALTHMPRGSLDSMRRLLRLDLSGNNLTTLPRGLFKDLDSLGQLLVRGNPWHCGCNLRWLYDWLHARGNSITVRGLTCHGPDRVRDMALTDLGSEMEECEVVRTAGTRDRVGGGGVDSSTTNTPPQGSLFTLRSKRPGLGLPDSGLDYTLSSSGVGKSLALNVKPLSHNSVRVTWSVAQPSSSFRLSWLRLGTGNAMGSITETLVRGDRREYLLTSLQPRSSYIICMVPLAASSESKGAISGDADSDEALVCAKAETSDIIPVEEVEDEDSQQMTVLPLAGIIGGATAIVCLTLIFGVFCWYGHKSGHLCSRDHYTRNSSRKSKSKTYDDYIESGTKKDNTILEIRGPGFQMTPMAACQPMQPKPLQEDYIIHTIFPSNGTGLYKGANHVSNAGHGTNRGYREGGIPDIDYCYT comes from the coding sequence ATGTTCACCATAATGGCACCTGTAGGTGTAGCTAAACTGCGGGCTTGGCCCCTCCTGTTATTTCTTTGCTTGACACTACGTGCTGGCATGCTTCAGTTTGTTGCAGCCACGATACAAGGGTACATTGGAGAGAGGGACATGATATGCCCATCTGTATGCAGATGCGATGAGGATTTTATCTACTGTAATGACCGTGGGCTCAGCTCCATCCCATCACTGCCTGCTTCTGCGTCTGTCCTCTACCTTCAGAACAACCACATAAACAACCCAGGCTTGCCGACTTCCTTGGAACGCCAGCTTACCGTCCGTGTGGTCTACCTCTATGATAACGAACTCGATGAATTCCCTGTGCACCTGCCACCATCGGTCCGTGAACTGCATTTGCAGGACAACAACATCCGCACCATTCCTCGTAGTGCACTGGCTCGAATGCCCTTGCTAGAGAAGCTCCATTTGGATGACAACTCTATTTCCACTGTCAGTATTGAGGACCAAGCCTTTGCTGACAACCCACGGTTGCGCCTGCTTTTCCTTTCACGCAACCATCTGTCTAGTATCCCCTCAGGACTGCCTGCCTCTCTGGAAGAACTCCGTCTGGATGACAACCGAATCTCCACAATCCCAACCCATGCCTTCCGAGGCCTCACCTCACTTAGATGTCTAGTCCTGGATGGGAATCTTTTGGCCAACCAGCGCATTGCTGATGACACATTCTCACGCCTTTCCAACTTGACTGAGTTGTCCTTAGTCCGTAACTCCCTCCAGACCCCACCTGTCAACCTGCCCAGTGCCCATCTACAGCGCCTTTCTCTACAGGACAATGCCTTGACTCATATGCCACGTGGTTCCTTGGATAGCATGCGCAGGCTGCTGAGGCTGGACCTGTCGGGAAATAACCTGACCACCCTGCCGAGGGGACTGTTTAAAGACCTGGACAGCCTGGGTCAGCTGCTGGTGCGAGGTAATCCTTGGCACTGTGGCTGTAACCTGCGCTGGCTGTATGACTGGCTGCATGCCCGTGGTAACTCCATCACTGTCAGAGGTCTCACCTGCCATGGACCTGACAGGGTGCGAGATATGGCTTTGACAGACTTGGGCAGCGAGATGGAGGAGTGTGAGGTGGTGAGGACAGCAGGCACCAGAGACAGAGTGGGTGGAGGTGGAGTTGATAGCTCTACCACCAACACCCCTCCACAGGGCTCTCTTTTCACCCTCCGCTCAAAGCGACCTGGCCTGGGGCTTCCTGACTCTGGCTTAGATTACACTCTCAGCAGCAGCGGTGTGGGAAAGAGCCTGGCCCTCAATGTGAAGCCTCTCTCTCATAACAGCGTTCGTGTAACCTGGAGCGTGGCCCAACCCAGCTCCTCCTTCAGGCTGAGCTGGCTCCGACTGGGTACTGGTAACGCCATGGGGTCTATCACAGAGACGCTGGTCCGGGGCGATCGTCGGGAGTACCTGCTAACCTCCTTGCAACCGCGCTCCAGCTACATTATCTGCATGGTGCCCCTAGCGGCCAGTTCAGAAAGCAAAGGGGCAATTTCTGGAGACGCTGACTCGGATGAAGCTCTTGTGTGTGCAAAAGCTGAAACATCAGACATCATCCcagtggaggaggtggaggatgaaGATTCACAGCAAATGACAGTGCTGCCTCTGGCAGGGATTATTGGTGGAGCTACTGCCATTGTATGTTTGACTCTTATATTTGGCGTCTTCTGTTGGTATGGACATAAGAGTGGCCATTTGTGTTCCCGTGACCATTACACTCGCAACAGCTCCCGAAAGAGCAAAAGCAAGACCTATGATGATTACATTGAGTCAGGCACGAAGAAGGACAATACCATCTTGGAGATCCGTGGTCCGGGGTTCCAGATGACGCCTATGGCGGCTTGCCAACCAATGCAGCCTAAACCCCTACAAGAGGATTACATCATTCATACCATATTCCCCTCCAATGGCACTGGCCTGTACAAAGGTGCCAACCATGTTTCTAATGCAGGACATGGCACCAACCGGGGCTATAGAGAAGGAGGAATCCCAGATATAGACTACTGCTATACATGA